The following proteins come from a genomic window of Methanocella conradii HZ254:
- a CDS encoding ATP-dependent DNA ligase, protein MKIIWHQMQNNSNGIMLFKELVEVFEKLKKTQSRLEKTAIIADFIKNVPPDEMPVVVTFLIGRVFPLWDERKIGIAGQTIIKVISSITYNSESKVIESYKRTGHLGITAEEMFQRRRQAMFFEADELTVMDVNRTFAEIARQAGAGSAAKKQKLLIGLLHRATPKEAEYIVSLAIEYVLSGAKEGVMEEAIAKAFGVDVELVRRANMLTSDLGETARVAMLEGERGLKGISIRPMRPVRPMLAQNVASIQEALEVLGGRADFETKYDGARLQVHKLGDQVRLYSRRLENLTEALPEIVRYVKQSVKADSVILDCECIATDPKTGRPVPFQNILTRLRRIYKVEETEKLFPLFLRPFDILYVNGESMIDLPFIERRRILEQNIMPVDEKCKPATALITDKVEEAQELFDESIKRGNEGLMAKDLQATYTPGVRGRKMVKIKEVLDTLDLAIVSAEWGHGRKAGWLTSFEVAAYDEENDRYLVLGKVASGFSDEQLQEMTERLKPLIHAERGRVVDVKPDVIVEVKFQEIQKSPIYSSGYALRFPRLVRVRDDMSPEEVNTIGRVLNIYDISHGKPARHVGPQPDGCGDNPA, encoded by the coding sequence ATGAAAATTATATGGCATCAGATGCAGAATAATAGCAATGGTATCATGCTATTCAAAGAGTTGGTCGAGGTCTTCGAGAAGCTCAAGAAGACGCAGAGCAGGCTGGAGAAGACGGCTATTATCGCGGATTTCATAAAAAACGTGCCGCCTGATGAGATGCCCGTCGTCGTCACATTTCTTATAGGAAGGGTGTTCCCTCTATGGGACGAGCGAAAGATAGGGATAGCTGGACAGACGATAATAAAGGTCATATCATCCATAACGTATAACTCGGAGAGCAAAGTGATAGAGAGCTATAAGCGGACCGGCCATCTGGGCATTACTGCCGAGGAGATGTTCCAGAGGCGCAGGCAGGCCATGTTCTTCGAAGCGGATGAGCTCACGGTAATGGACGTTAACCGTACTTTTGCCGAGATTGCGAGGCAGGCCGGAGCGGGCTCGGCGGCTAAAAAACAAAAGCTGCTCATCGGGCTGCTGCATAGGGCAACGCCGAAGGAGGCCGAATACATCGTAAGCCTGGCCATAGAGTACGTCCTCTCGGGCGCCAAGGAAGGCGTCATGGAGGAGGCGATAGCGAAGGCGTTTGGCGTGGACGTCGAGCTGGTCAGGAGGGCCAACATGCTCACGAGCGACCTGGGGGAGACCGCAAGGGTGGCGATGCTTGAGGGCGAGCGGGGGCTAAAGGGCATAAGCATAAGGCCCATGCGCCCGGTGAGGCCGATGCTGGCGCAGAACGTGGCCAGCATCCAGGAAGCCCTCGAAGTCCTGGGCGGCAGGGCGGACTTCGAGACCAAGTACGATGGGGCGCGCCTTCAGGTACATAAGCTCGGCGACCAGGTGCGGCTTTATAGCAGGCGCCTTGAGAACCTTACGGAAGCCCTCCCAGAAATAGTGAGGTACGTGAAGCAGAGCGTTAAGGCCGATTCCGTGATCCTCGACTGCGAGTGCATAGCCACCGACCCTAAGACCGGCCGTCCGGTGCCCTTCCAGAACATCCTCACGAGGCTTCGGCGCATCTACAAGGTCGAGGAGACTGAGAAGCTGTTCCCGTTGTTCTTAAGGCCGTTCGACATCTTGTACGTGAACGGGGAGAGCATGATAGACTTGCCTTTCATAGAAAGGCGGCGCATCCTCGAGCAGAACATCATGCCCGTAGACGAGAAGTGCAAGCCCGCTACCGCTTTGATTACGGACAAAGTGGAAGAGGCTCAGGAGCTTTTCGACGAGTCCATAAAGCGTGGCAACGAGGGCCTCATGGCAAAGGACCTCCAGGCGACGTATACTCCGGGCGTCCGGGGCAGGAAGATGGTCAAGATAAAAGAGGTGCTTGATACGCTGGACCTGGCCATCGTCTCTGCGGAGTGGGGCCACGGGCGAAAGGCGGGCTGGCTGACCTCGTTCGAGGTCGCAGCCTATGATGAGGAAAATGACCGCTACCTCGTGCTTGGCAAGGTGGCCAGCGGCTTCTCTGATGAGCAGCTTCAGGAGATGACCGAGCGCCTTAAGCCCCTGATCCACGCGGAGCGTGGGCGTGTCGTGGACGTGAAGCCCGACGTCATCGTAGAGGTTAAGTTCCAGGAAATCCAAAAAAGCCCCATATATTCCAGCGGCTATGCGTTGCGTTTCCCCAGGCTGGTTCGCGTTCGTGACGACATGAGCCCTGAGGAGGTTAATACGATAGGCCGTGTCCTTAATATC
- a CDS encoding universal stress protein, with amino-acid sequence MPEASLVRKKGLVRQGRVALSIMAADALLATALLLLGLYMLWLTFINRSFMLILPAVLFISIGVLKMAKTWPVLLATGNAGEPGVLHKSVLVPVSRPETTKSLVEIACNLLEKGGTLRLINVIEVPQQLPYEYAETRKEKARELLMEASKHCESRGVRPKLEIVAARDTPRAILDLADRYKADLIVMGSSQRTVPEKVLFGNVVDRVLREAPCEVVIFSYAKALPPIRYDKILVPTSGYKHAQRALNIALHFQRMSGGLVTSLFVGSDADAEKGNIILKKAKLHAERLGSSVETLFKTGGVVDNIVDVARSGGYSLIIIGATERPSYYTFLLGSTADEIVTRAPCNVLVVRTHK; translated from the coding sequence ATGCCAGAGGCAAGCTTAGTAAGGAAAAAGGGCCTGGTAAGGCAGGGAAGAGTTGCGCTATCCATCATGGCCGCCGATGCGCTGCTAGCTACAGCCCTATTGCTATTAGGCCTCTACATGCTATGGCTCACATTTATCAATCGCTCTTTCATGCTTATCCTCCCCGCCGTGCTTTTCATATCTATAGGCGTCCTGAAGATGGCAAAAACGTGGCCGGTTTTGCTCGCTACAGGAAATGCGGGCGAACCTGGAGTTCTCCATAAGAGCGTGCTCGTGCCCGTGTCCAGGCCCGAGACGACTAAAAGCCTGGTCGAGATCGCCTGCAACCTGCTTGAAAAAGGGGGTACTTTGAGGCTGATAAACGTCATCGAGGTGCCGCAGCAGCTTCCTTACGAGTATGCGGAGACGAGGAAGGAGAAGGCCAGGGAGCTTCTCATGGAGGCCTCAAAGCATTGTGAGAGCCGTGGCGTGAGGCCGAAGCTCGAGATAGTCGCCGCCCGTGACACTCCCCGGGCGATACTTGACCTGGCCGACCGCTACAAGGCCGACCTGATCGTGATGGGGTCGAGCCAGCGAACCGTCCCCGAGAAGGTCCTCTTTGGTAACGTCGTGGATAGGGTCTTGAGGGAGGCGCCCTGTGAGGTCGTCATCTTTAGCTACGCTAAGGCCTTGCCGCCCATCAGGTATGATAAGATCCTGGTGCCCACGTCTGGCTATAAGCACGCCCAGCGGGCGCTGAATATCGCCCTCCATTTTCAGCGGATGTCAGGTGGCCTTGTCACGTCTCTTTTCGTCGGCTCCGATGCCGATGCCGAGAAGGGTAACATCATCCTTAAAAAGGCTAAATTGCATGCGGAGCGGCTGGGCTCGTCCGTCGAGACCTTGTTTAAGACGGGTGGAGTGGTCGATAATATCGTCGATGTTGCCAGGTCTGGGGGCTATTCTCTCATAATAATCGGCGCTACCGAGCGCCCCTCCTACTATACTTTTTTGTTGGGTAGCACGGCGGACGAAATCGTCACCAGGGCGCCATGCAACGTGCTCGTGGTCCGCACCCATAAGTAG